A genomic stretch from Bacillota bacterium includes:
- the speE gene encoding polyamine aminopropyltransferase, producing the protein MEIWFTEKPTPNWGMTYRVQQVLRRRKTPFQDLAVVETAEFGRALILDGIVQLTEKDEFVYHEMIVHVPMCAHPNPRRVLVVGGGDGGAVREILRHPGVEEVYLVDIDREVIEAAREFFPQVSAGLDDPRVRVINEDASRYLWQDELEGRFDVIVVDSPDPVGPAVGLFQEQFYRAVARALSPDGLFSAQSECPFLMPQFIRSVQEAAARVFPIVKLYIYSNVTYPGGMWAFTTGSKRYDPAQPREGRCPTGPSRYWTPEVHRAAFVLPPFVRELAPLQHVSAVATDARSFSPGS; encoded by the coding sequence GTGGAGATCTGGTTCACCGAAAAGCCTACGCCCAACTGGGGGATGACCTACCGGGTCCAGCAGGTGTTGCGGCGGCGCAAGACACCGTTCCAGGATCTCGCGGTCGTGGAGACGGCCGAATTCGGGCGCGCCCTCATCCTGGACGGGATCGTGCAACTCACCGAGAAGGACGAGTTCGTCTACCACGAGATGATCGTGCACGTGCCCATGTGTGCCCACCCCAATCCCAGGCGGGTGCTGGTGGTGGGGGGAGGCGATGGGGGTGCAGTGCGGGAGATCCTGCGTCACCCCGGGGTGGAGGAAGTCTACCTGGTGGACATCGACCGGGAGGTGATCGAGGCAGCGCGCGAATTCTTCCCCCAGGTCTCCGCAGGCCTGGATGATCCCCGGGTGCGGGTGATAAACGAAGATGCTTCCCGCTACCTATGGCAGGACGAACTGGAGGGCAGGTTCGACGTCATCGTGGTGGACTCGCCCGATCCGGTTGGCCCGGCCGTCGGTCTCTTCCAGGAGCAGTTCTACCGGGCGGTAGCTCGGGCTCTGTCGCCCGACGGACTGTTCTCGGCCCAGAGCGAGTGCCCGTTCCTGATGCCCCAGTTCATCCGCTCGGTGCAGGAGGCGGCCGCCCGCGTCTTCCCCATCGTTAAGCTATACATTTACTCCAACGTAACCTACCCCGGGGGCATGTGGGCATTCACCACGGGATCCAAGCGCTACGACCCCGCCCAGCCCCGGGAGGGCCGCTGCCCGACGGGGCCTTCCCGGTACTGGACTCCGGAGGTGCACCGCGCCGCCTTTGTGCTGCCCCCCTTCGTACGTGAACTGGCACCGCTGCAACACGTTTCCGCGGTCGCCACCGACGCGCGCTCCTTCTCCCCCGGCAGTTGA
- a CDS encoding adenylosuccinate synthase, with protein MPAVIVVGTQWGDEGKGKVTDYLAREADVVVRYQGGANAGHTVVVDGEEFRLHLVPSGILYPGKLCVVGNGVVVDPEVLVGEIEYLQSRGRDVSGLRVSARAHLVMPYHRILDALQERARGDRKIGTTLRGVGPAYMDKAARVGLRVGDLLEAREFRARLEHNLADKNRFLQHVYGAEPLKLEDVLEPYLAWGEKLRPYVVETAPLINRAILDGKKVLFEGAQGTLLDLDHGTYPYVTSSHPVAGGACIGAGVGPTRIDRVIGVVKAYTSRVGDGPFPTELRGREGEFVREKGHEYGTTTGRPRRVGWLDAVMVRYAALLSGLDGIAITRLDVLATLPRVKVAVAYRYRGKEVEDFPSSLSVLQECEPVYEELPGWPEITGGPQSFDDLHPHARRYVEFVGRVTGLPVVLLSIGRERGQTVTLSPVF; from the coding sequence ATGCCGGCGGTTATCGTGGTGGGAACCCAGTGGGGAGACGAGGGGAAGGGTAAGGTCACCGACTACCTTGCCCGGGAAGCCGACGTAGTGGTGAGGTACCAGGGGGGGGCCAACGCCGGGCACACCGTGGTGGTGGACGGGGAAGAGTTTCGCCTGCACCTGGTGCCTTCCGGCATCCTCTACCCGGGCAAGCTGTGCGTGGTGGGGAACGGGGTGGTGGTGGATCCCGAGGTGCTCGTGGGGGAGATCGAGTACCTGCAGAGCCGGGGCCGTGACGTAAGCGGGTTGCGGGTGAGCGCCCGTGCCCACCTTGTCATGCCCTACCATCGCATCCTGGACGCTCTCCAGGAGCGGGCCCGCGGGGACCGCAAAATCGGTACTACCTTGCGCGGAGTAGGGCCCGCGTACATGGACAAGGCAGCCCGGGTGGGATTACGGGTGGGCGACCTGCTTGAAGCGAGGGAATTCCGCGCCCGTCTCGAACACAATCTGGCCGACAAGAACCGCTTCCTTCAGCACGTCTACGGTGCGGAACCCCTCAAGCTGGAGGATGTGCTGGAGCCCTACCTGGCCTGGGGGGAAAAGCTGCGGCCCTATGTGGTGGAGACTGCCCCCCTCATCAACCGGGCGATCCTGGACGGCAAGAAGGTGCTGTTCGAAGGGGCCCAGGGGACCCTCCTTGACCTGGACCACGGCACGTACCCTTACGTAACCTCCAGCCACCCCGTGGCAGGCGGAGCCTGCATCGGGGCGGGGGTGGGGCCCACCCGTATAGACCGCGTCATCGGAGTGGTGAAGGCCTACACGTCCCGCGTGGGCGATGGCCCCTTCCCTACCGAGTTGCGCGGTAGGGAAGGAGAGTTCGTCCGGGAGAAGGGTCACGAGTACGGTACCACCACCGGACGTCCCCGGAGGGTGGGATGGCTGGATGCCGTGATGGTCCGCTATGCCGCTCTGCTGAGCGGCCTGGATGGCATCGCCATCACCCGGCTCGATGTCCTGGCTACCCTGCCCCGGGTGAAGGTGGCGGTCGCCTACCGTTATCGGGGCAAGGAAGTGGAGGATTTCCCCTCGAGCCTTTCCGTCCTGCAGGAGTGTGAGCCGGTCTACGAGGAATTGCCGGGTTGGCCGGAGATAACGGGCGGTCCGCAGTCCTTCGATGACCTGCACCCCCATGCCCGTCGCTACGTGGAATTCGTGGGCCGGGTAACGGGGCTCCCCGTGGTGCTGCTGTCTATAGGGAGGGAGCGCGGCCAGACCGTCACCCTGTCCCCCGTATTCTGA
- a CDS encoding NAD(P)/FAD-dependent oxidoreductase, translating into MYDVVIVGAGPAGIFAALELAERASDLRVLMLEKGPELERRVCPMQQRRVSCNRCDPCFVLSGWGGAGAFSDGKLTLTADFGGHLDRYIGRQQTVELIDYVDQIYLRFGATPVAYGTDPETVRRITRQAATAGLSFIPAKIRHLGTDNCPQILARMRQHLEGRVEIRTRTLAAGVLVEDGRVTGVRTGDGECIPARCVILAPGREGAAWMAAQAAELGLKLAANPVDIGVRVEVPAVIMEPLTEGVYESKLVYYTESFDDQVRTFCVCPYGEVVMENNGGLITVNGHSYRSRRTENTNFALLVSKSFTEPFKEPITYGRYIASLANLLGGTVLVQRLGDLLSGRRSTEKRLVKGMVQPTLPEATPGDLSLVLPYRHLIDILEMLEALDKVAPGVHSRHTLLYGVEVKFYSSRVEVDRDLQTRVRGLFVAGDGAGITRGLAQASASGVYVAWSVARHLAGECSRAIHPA; encoded by the coding sequence TTGTACGATGTCGTCATCGTAGGAGCGGGGCCGGCGGGAATCTTCGCTGCCCTGGAACTGGCGGAGCGGGCCTCTGACCTGCGGGTGCTCATGCTGGAGAAGGGGCCGGAACTGGAGCGCCGTGTCTGCCCCATGCAGCAACGGCGGGTATCGTGCAATCGCTGCGACCCCTGCTTCGTGCTGTCGGGGTGGGGAGGAGCAGGCGCCTTCAGCGACGGTAAGCTCACCCTTACCGCCGATTTCGGGGGCCACCTTGACCGGTACATTGGCCGGCAGCAAACGGTGGAACTGATCGACTACGTCGATCAGATCTACCTGAGGTTTGGGGCCACCCCGGTGGCGTACGGCACCGATCCCGAGACGGTGCGGCGCATCACCCGCCAGGCGGCCACGGCCGGACTGAGCTTCATCCCCGCCAAGATAAGGCACCTGGGGACAGACAACTGCCCCCAGATCCTGGCTCGCATGCGCCAGCACCTGGAGGGCCGGGTCGAGATCCGCACGCGCACGCTGGCGGCGGGGGTGCTGGTGGAGGACGGCCGCGTCACCGGGGTCAGGACGGGGGATGGTGAGTGCATCCCGGCACGCTGCGTCATCCTGGCGCCCGGTCGGGAGGGGGCGGCGTGGATGGCCGCCCAGGCCGCGGAACTGGGTCTCAAGCTGGCGGCCAATCCCGTGGACATCGGGGTGCGGGTGGAGGTTCCCGCCGTAATCATGGAGCCCCTCACCGAGGGGGTCTACGAATCCAAGCTGGTATACTACACGGAGTCCTTCGATGACCAGGTGCGCACCTTCTGCGTTTGTCCTTACGGCGAAGTGGTGATGGAGAACAACGGCGGCCTTATCACCGTCAATGGGCACAGCTACCGGTCCCGGCGTACCGAAAACACCAACTTTGCCCTCCTGGTATCCAAGAGCTTTACCGAGCCCTTCAAGGAGCCCATCACCTACGGGCGGTATATCGCTTCCCTGGCCAACCTCCTGGGAGGCACCGTGCTGGTGCAGCGGTTGGGCGACCTCCTTTCCGGGCGGCGCTCAACGGAAAAGCGGCTGGTCAAGGGGATGGTGCAGCCCACGTTGCCCGAGGCCACGCCCGGCGACCTCAGTTTGGTCTTGCCATACCGGCACCTGATCGATATCCTTGAGATGCTCGAGGCCCTGGATAAGGTGGCGCCCGGTGTCCACTCCCGGCACACCCTCCTGTACGGCGTGGAGGTCAAGTTCTACTCCTCCCGCGTGGAGGTGGACCGCGACCTGCAGACTCGCGTGCGGGGGTTGTTCGTGGCGGGGGATGGGGCCGGGATTACCCGCGGGCTGGCCCAGGCTTCGGCGTCGGGTGTTTACGTGGCGTGGTCCGTGGCCCGCCATCTAGCCGGGGAGTGCAGTCGCGCGATACACCCCGCCTGA